From Paenibacillus graminis:
ATTCATGGATTATGCTGGCATTGGCACTTGTACTGATTTTATCCGCATGCGGCAATAATGGCGGAAACAGTTCCGGCGGAAGCACGGATGGGGCGAACGGGAAAGTGGGTATCGCGATGCCGACCAAGTCCTCGGAACGCTGGGTGAATGACGGCAACAATATGGTTAAAGAGTTCGAGAAGCTGGGTTACGGTACGGATCTGCAATATGCGGAGGATGTCGTAGAGAACCAGGTGTCGCAAATTGAGAATATGATCACCAAGGGCGTGAATGCCATTGTCATCGCATCGATTGACGGTGAAGCCCTGACAGATGTCCTGCAAAAAGCGCATGATGCGGGTGTGAAAGTGATCGCGTATGACCGCCTGATCAAGAAGAGCGAATATGTCGACTACTACGCCACCTTTGATAATTTCAAAGTCGGAGTTCTGCAGGGCTCTTACATCGAAGAGAAGCTGGGACTCAAAGAGGGCAAAGGGCCGTTCAACATTGAGCTGTTCGGCGGGTCGCCGGATGACAACAACGCCTACTTCTTTTTTGACGGGGCCATGTCGATCCTGAAACCCTACATCGATTCCGGCAAGCTGGTTGTCCGCAGCAAGCAGACGACGATGGACCAGGTAGCTACCCTGCGCTGGGACGGCGCGGCTGCACAATCACGGATGGATAATCTGCTGAGTGCCAATTATGCCAGCGACAACCTGGATGCGGTGCTTTCCCCTTACGACGGCATCAGCATCGGGATTCTTTCTTCTTTGAAGGGTGTAGGTTACGGGTCAGGCGACAAGAAGCTCCCGGTTGTTACCGGACAGGACGCCGAGCTGGCCTCCGTGAAATCGATACTGGCAGGAGAGCAGACACAGACTGTATTCAAGGATACCCGCGAACTGGCCAAAAAAGCGGTGGAAATGACGGAAAGTGTATTGAAAGGCACGG
This genomic window contains:
- the chvE gene encoding multiple monosaccharide ABC transporter substrate-binding protein gives rise to the protein MKKYSWIMLALALVLILSACGNNGGNSSGGSTDGANGKVGIAMPTKSSERWVNDGNNMVKEFEKLGYGTDLQYAEDVVENQVSQIENMITKGVNAIVIASIDGEALTDVLQKAHDAGVKVIAYDRLIKKSEYVDYYATFDNFKVGVLQGSYIEEKLGLKEGKGPFNIELFGGSPDDNNAYFFFDGAMSILKPYIDSGKLVVRSKQTTMDQVATLRWDGAAAQSRMDNLLSANYASDNLDAVLSPYDGISIGILSSLKGVGYGSGDKKLPVVTGQDAELASVKSILAGEQTQTVFKDTRELAKKAVEMTESVLKGTEAEVNDTTTYDNGVKIVPSYLLEPVSVDAGNVDKVLVDGGYYTKEQLGE